From Arvicanthis niloticus isolate mArvNil1 chromosome 22, mArvNil1.pat.X, whole genome shotgun sequence, the proteins below share one genomic window:
- the LOC143436426 gene encoding olfactory receptor 10P1-like — MWILQLQACIRCSVEQGLEKKLYGGKKSSKAVQSLCPGVMAEENQTTIPQFLLLGFSDLKALQGPLFWLVLLVYLITLLGNSLIIFLTQTSPVLHSPMYFFLRHLSMVELLYTTDIVPRVLADLTSLHPQAISFGSCAAQMYFFIVLGISECCLLTAMAYDRYAAICQPLHYSTLMNHRACVAMVGTSWIMGIITATTHTSLIFTLPFPNCPIIPHFLCDILPVLRLASTGKHRSEISVMTATVVFIMIPFSLIISSYARILGAILAIASSQSRRKVFSTCSSHLLVVSLFFGTASITYIRPRAGSSVTTDRILSLFYTVVTPMLNPIIYTLRNKEVIGALKHMRRQVP, encoded by the exons ATGTGGATACTACAGTTACAAGCATGTATCAGGTGTTCTGTGGAACAAGGGCTTGAGAAAAAATTATATGGAGGAAAGAAATCCAGCAAAG CTGTGCAAAGCTTGTGCCCTGGAGTAATGGCTGAAGAAAACCAAACTACAATACCTCAGTTTCTCCTACTGGGGTTCTCTGACCTCAAAGCCCTTCAGGGGCCACTGTTCTGGTTGGTACTTCTGGTCTACCTGATAACCTTGCTGGGCAACTCACTGATCATCTTTCTTACACAAACCAGTCCTGTGCTGCACTCCCCAATGTACTTCTTCCTGCGCCATCTCTCCATGGTAGAGCTTCTCTACACCACAGACATTGTGCCCAGAGTCCTGGCTGATTTGACCTCCTTACATCCTCAGGCCATCTCCTTTGGTAGCTGTGCAGCCCAGATGTACTTCTTCATTGTCCTGGGTATCTCAGAGTGCTGTCTGCTCACAGCCATGGCCTATGACCGTTACGCAGCCATCTGTCAGCCTCTTCATTACTCCACCCTAATGAACCACCGGGCCTGTGTAGCCATGGTGGGAACCTCATGGATCATGGGCATCATCACAGCTACCACTCACACTTCCCTCATCTTCACTTTGCCTTTCCCCAACTGCCCCATCATCCCACACTTCCTCTGTGACATTCTGCCAGTATTGAGGCTAGCAAGCACTGGGAAGCACAGGAGTGAAATTTCTGTAATGACAGCCACAGTGGTCTTTATCATGATCCCCTTCTCTCTGATAATTAGTTCTTATGCCCGCATCCTGGGAGCCATTCTGGCGATTGCTTCCAGCCAGAGCCGCCGCAAGGTCTTCTCCACCTGCTCCTCCCACTTGCTTGTGGTCTCCCTCTTCTTTGGAACAGCCAGTATCACATATATCAGACCCAGAGCAGGCTCTTCTGTCACCACAGACCGCATTCTTAGTCTCTTCTACACAGTGGTCACACCCATGCTCAACCCCATTATCTATACCCTCCGCAACAAGGAGGTGATAGGGGCCCTAAAACACATGAGAAGGCAGGTTCCCTAA